In Bacteroides sp., the sequence CGTATCCAGGAAAGGTATAACTCCAATCATTTGGAGGTCAGGGTAAAAAGTATGAGTTTGCTTACGGAGCTGGCCGAAAAGTCGCTCTCTGACCTGATTCTTTACCTCCCGGTCAACGAAATCGACCAGACCATGGTAACCCGTCTGGTGGATGTAGCAAGGAAACATAAAGGCAAATCCAAGCTGAAAATTGCATTGGTTGACCGTGTAGAAATTGCTTCCGTTGAATTGCTTTCGCGCAAGATCAGGGTAGAACCCATTGGTTTTTTGAAGGAATTGTTAAATGAATATGAACTCACCTATCGTTTGAATTAAAGGTATGACATTCATTTTCAAAACATTAACTTTAACCATAAAAATCAATTCAGCTTATTTTTAGGCTTTGCAGTTTTTAAAAATTATAGTAGGTTTGTAACAATTGTTTTTATCCATAAAAAGCATTAACCATGGCATTAGAAATTACAGATTCCAATTTTGAAGAGATTGTATTAAAATCAGATAAGCCAGTTATCATTGATTTCTGGGCTGAGTGGTGCGGTCCTTGTCGAATGGTAGGCCCGATTGTCGCCGAGATTGGAAAGGAATACGACGGGAAAGCAGTCGTTGGCAAACTGGATGTGGACAGCAACCCGGGCGTTGCCACCCAATATGGCATCCGCAATATCCCCACCATTCTGTTCTTTAAAGGCGGACAAGTGGTGGATAAGCAGGTAGGAGCCGTTCCAAAATCTGTCCTTACGGCAAAACTGGAAAAACTGCTTTAAACCTGACTAAAATGAACTTTTAAGGGGGTGCCGGGACATTTTCCGCCACCCCTTCAAATTATCCGGCAGATATGATTAAGAATATGGATCCGGAGTTGCCCCGGAAATTCGGGAATCTCGAATTACTGGCCAGGCAAGTGGTGGAAGGTTTTATCACTGGCCTTCACAAAAGTCCTTTCCATGGGTTCTCAGTTGAGTTTGCCGAACACCGGATTTACAATCCAGGAGAAAGCACCCGGCATATTGACTGGAAGCTATATGCCCGTGCAGAAAAACTCTTCACAAAACGTTTTGAGGAAGAAACCAATCTGCGTTGTCAATTGGTGATAGACAATTCTTCTTCCATGTATTTTCCTGCTTTCGGGCATAATAAAGCGCTGCCCTCCAAAATCGGGTTCTCAGTGGAGTGTGCTGCCGCCCTTTCTTATCTTTTGCGCAAGCA encodes:
- the trxA gene encoding thioredoxin; translated protein: MALEITDSNFEEIVLKSDKPVIIDFWAEWCGPCRMVGPIVAEIGKEYDGKAVVGKLDVDSNPGVATQYGIRNIPTILFFKGGQVVDKQVGAVPKSVLTAKLEKLL